The following are encoded in a window of Arvicanthis niloticus isolate mArvNil1 chromosome 1, mArvNil1.pat.X, whole genome shotgun sequence genomic DNA:
- the Nap1l4 gene encoding nucleosome assembly protein 1-like 4 isoform X2, whose product MAENSLSDGGPADSVEAAKNASNTEKLTDQVMQNPQVLAALQERLDNVSHTPSSYIETLPKAVKRRINALKQLQVRCAHIEAKFYEEVHDLERKYAALYQPLFDKRREFITGDVEPTDAESAWHSENEEDDKLAGDMKNKVVIAEKEAATVEELNPKGIPEFWFTIFRNVDMLSELVQEYDEPILKHLQDIKVKFSDPGQPMSFVLEFHFEPNDYFTNPVLTKTYKMKSEPDKADPFSFEGPEIVDCDGCTIDWKKGKNVTVKTIKKKQKHKGRGTVRTITKQVPNESFFNFFSPLKASGDGESLDEDSEFTLASDFEIGHFFRERIVPRAVLYFTGEAIEDDDNFEEGEEGEEEELEGDEEGEDEDDADVNPKV is encoded by the exons TCTTTCAGATGGAGGCCCTGCAGATTCTGTGGAAGCTGCTAAAAATGCCAGTAATACAG AAAAACTCACAGACCAGGTGATGCAGAACCCACAAGTGTTGGCAGCTTTGCAGGAACGTCTTGACAATGTCTCTCACACTCCTTCTAGTTACATAGAAAC TTTACCCAAAGCTGTCAAAAGAAGAATTAATGCTCTGAAGCAGCTTCAGGTGAGGTGTGCACACATAGAAGCTAAGTTCTACGAGGAAGTTCATGACCTGGAGAGGAAGTATGCAGCCTTGTACCAGCCTCTATTTGACAAG AGAAGAGAATTCATCACTGGTGACGTGGAGCCCACAGATGCAGAGTCAGCGTGGCACAGTGAGAATGAGGAGGATGACAAGTTGGCT GGAGATATGAAGAATAAAGTAGTCATAGCTGAGAAAGAAGCAGCAACAGTGGAAGAGCTGAACCCCAAAGGCATCCCAGAGTTTTGGTTCACTATCTTCAGAAATGTGGACATGCTTAGCGAGCTGGTGCAG gAATATGATGAACCGATCTTGAAACATCTGCAGGATATTAAAGTGAAGTTTTCAGACCCTGGACAGCCTATG TCTTTTGTGCTAGAGTTTCACTTTGAACCTAACGACTACTTCACCAATCCTGTCCTGACGAAAACATACAAGATGAAATCAGAGCCAGACAAAGCCGACCCGTTTTCTTTCGAAGGTCCTGAAATTGTGGACTGTGATGG GTGTACAATAgactggaagaaaggaaaaaatgtcaCAGTCAAAACCATCAAGAAAAAGCAGAAGCACAAGGGCCGGGGTACCGTACGAACCATCACCAAGCAAGTGCCCAATGAATccttcttcaacttcttcagCCCCCTGAAAG ctTCTGGAGATGGAGAATCTCTG GATGAAGATTCCGAGTTCACCTTAGCCTCTGACTTTGAAATTGGGCACTTTTTCCGTGAGCGCATCGTGCCACGGGCTGTCCTCTACTTCACTGGGGAGGCCATAGAGGATGATGACAAT TTTGAAGAAGGCGAGGAGGGTGAAGAGGAG GAATTGGAAGGTGATGAAGAGGGAGAAGATGAGGATGATGCTGATGTTAACCCCAAG gTGTAA
- the Nap1l4 gene encoding nucleosome assembly protein 1-like 4 isoform X3 — MQNPQVLAALQERLDNVSHTPSSYIETLPKAVKRRINALKQLQVRCAHIEAKFYEEVHDLERKYAALYQPLFDKRREFITGDVEPTDAESAWHSENEEDDKLAGDMKNKVVIAEKEAATVEELNPKGIPEFWFTIFRNVDMLSELVQEYDEPILKHLQDIKVKFSDPGQPMSFVLEFHFEPNDYFTNPVLTKTYKMKSEPDKADPFSFEGPEIVDCDGCTIDWKKGKNVTVKTIKKKQKHKGRGTVRTITKQVPNESFFNFFSPLKASGDGESLDEDSEFTLASDFEIGHFFRERIVPRAVLYFTGEAIEDDDNFEEGEEGEEEELEGDEEGEDEDDADVNPKV, encoded by the exons ATGCAGAACCCACAAGTGTTGGCAGCTTTGCAGGAACGTCTTGACAATGTCTCTCACACTCCTTCTAGTTACATAGAAAC TTTACCCAAAGCTGTCAAAAGAAGAATTAATGCTCTGAAGCAGCTTCAGGTGAGGTGTGCACACATAGAAGCTAAGTTCTACGAGGAAGTTCATGACCTGGAGAGGAAGTATGCAGCCTTGTACCAGCCTCTATTTGACAAG AGAAGAGAATTCATCACTGGTGACGTGGAGCCCACAGATGCAGAGTCAGCGTGGCACAGTGAGAATGAGGAGGATGACAAGTTGGCT GGAGATATGAAGAATAAAGTAGTCATAGCTGAGAAAGAAGCAGCAACAGTGGAAGAGCTGAACCCCAAAGGCATCCCAGAGTTTTGGTTCACTATCTTCAGAAATGTGGACATGCTTAGCGAGCTGGTGCAG gAATATGATGAACCGATCTTGAAACATCTGCAGGATATTAAAGTGAAGTTTTCAGACCCTGGACAGCCTATG TCTTTTGTGCTAGAGTTTCACTTTGAACCTAACGACTACTTCACCAATCCTGTCCTGACGAAAACATACAAGATGAAATCAGAGCCAGACAAAGCCGACCCGTTTTCTTTCGAAGGTCCTGAAATTGTGGACTGTGATGG GTGTACAATAgactggaagaaaggaaaaaatgtcaCAGTCAAAACCATCAAGAAAAAGCAGAAGCACAAGGGCCGGGGTACCGTACGAACCATCACCAAGCAAGTGCCCAATGAATccttcttcaacttcttcagCCCCCTGAAAG ctTCTGGAGATGGAGAATCTCTG GATGAAGATTCCGAGTTCACCTTAGCCTCTGACTTTGAAATTGGGCACTTTTTCCGTGAGCGCATCGTGCCACGGGCTGTCCTCTACTTCACTGGGGAGGCCATAGAGGATGATGACAAT TTTGAAGAAGGCGAGGAGGGTGAAGAGGAG GAATTGGAAGGTGATGAAGAGGGAGAAGATGAGGATGATGCTGATGTTAACCCCAAG gTGTAA
- the Nap1l4 gene encoding nucleosome assembly protein 1-like 4 isoform X1, whose amino-acid sequence MAENSLSDGGPADSVEAAKNASNTEKLTDQVMQNPQVLAALQERLDNVSHTPSSYIETLPKAVKRRINALKQLQVRCAHIEAKFYEEVHDLERKYAALYQPLFDKRREFITGDVEPTDAESAWHSENEEDDKLAGDMKNKVVIAEKEAATVEELNPKGIPEFWFTIFRNVDMLSELVQEYDEPILKHLQDIKVKFSDPGQPMSFVLEFHFEPNDYFTNPVLTKTYKMKSEPDKADPFSFEGPEIVDCDGCTIDWKKGKNVTVKTIKKKQKHKGRGTVRTITKQVPNESFFNFFSPLKASGDGESLDEDSEFTLASDFEIGHFFRERIVPRAVLYFTGEAIEDDDNFEEGEEGEEEELEGDEEGEDEDDADVNPKKEPIQPPECKQQ is encoded by the exons TCTTTCAGATGGAGGCCCTGCAGATTCTGTGGAAGCTGCTAAAAATGCCAGTAATACAG AAAAACTCACAGACCAGGTGATGCAGAACCCACAAGTGTTGGCAGCTTTGCAGGAACGTCTTGACAATGTCTCTCACACTCCTTCTAGTTACATAGAAAC TTTACCCAAAGCTGTCAAAAGAAGAATTAATGCTCTGAAGCAGCTTCAGGTGAGGTGTGCACACATAGAAGCTAAGTTCTACGAGGAAGTTCATGACCTGGAGAGGAAGTATGCAGCCTTGTACCAGCCTCTATTTGACAAG AGAAGAGAATTCATCACTGGTGACGTGGAGCCCACAGATGCAGAGTCAGCGTGGCACAGTGAGAATGAGGAGGATGACAAGTTGGCT GGAGATATGAAGAATAAAGTAGTCATAGCTGAGAAAGAAGCAGCAACAGTGGAAGAGCTGAACCCCAAAGGCATCCCAGAGTTTTGGTTCACTATCTTCAGAAATGTGGACATGCTTAGCGAGCTGGTGCAG gAATATGATGAACCGATCTTGAAACATCTGCAGGATATTAAAGTGAAGTTTTCAGACCCTGGACAGCCTATG TCTTTTGTGCTAGAGTTTCACTTTGAACCTAACGACTACTTCACCAATCCTGTCCTGACGAAAACATACAAGATGAAATCAGAGCCAGACAAAGCCGACCCGTTTTCTTTCGAAGGTCCTGAAATTGTGGACTGTGATGG GTGTACAATAgactggaagaaaggaaaaaatgtcaCAGTCAAAACCATCAAGAAAAAGCAGAAGCACAAGGGCCGGGGTACCGTACGAACCATCACCAAGCAAGTGCCCAATGAATccttcttcaacttcttcagCCCCCTGAAAG ctTCTGGAGATGGAGAATCTCTG GATGAAGATTCCGAGTTCACCTTAGCCTCTGACTTTGAAATTGGGCACTTTTTCCGTGAGCGCATCGTGCCACGGGCTGTCCTCTACTTCACTGGGGAGGCCATAGAGGATGATGACAAT TTTGAAGAAGGCGAGGAGGGTGAAGAGGAG GAATTGGAAGGTGATGAAGAGGGAGAAGATGAGGATGATGCTGATGTTAACCCCAAG